From the Astyanax mexicanus isolate ESR-SI-001 chromosome 9, AstMex3_surface, whole genome shotgun sequence genome, one window contains:
- the onecut1 gene encoding hepatocyte nuclear factor 6 isoform X1 translates to MNAQLSMENMGDLSHDPDLLPGERTHRGMGRPVVMEGGDFLHQQHQHHQHHSQQPQAQQHQGLASHLHAAMTMACEAPPGMSMSSTYTTLTPLQPLPPISTVSDKFPHHHHHHHHHHHHHPPPPPPPPHPHQRIPGNVSGSFTLMRDDRALASMNNLYAPYHKDVGAMGQSLSPLTGSGLGSLHSTQQGLPPPPYAHPGADKMLAPNGFEAAHHPAVLARHGDQHVSPSAAVAAAGMVQLNGLHHHHHPHHHPHHPHAHLGNPGHASALGSTREPLGGAQVGSAGAPGTPGQVEEVNTKEVAQRITTELKRYSIPQAIFAQRVLCRSQGTLSDLLRNPKPWSKLKSGRETFRRMWKWLQEPEFQRMSALRLAGEPAIACKRKEQEQGKGERGSISKKPRLVFTDVQRRTLHAIFKENKRPSKELQITISQQLGLELATVSNFFMNARRRSLDKWLDDGSSNPANSSSSTCTKA, encoded by the exons ATGAACGCTCAGCTGTCGATGGAGAACATGGGCGACCTGAGCCATGATCCGGACCTGCTGCCGGGCGAGCGGACCCACCGCGGGATGGGTCGGCCCGTGGTCATGGAGGGCGGCGACTTCCTCCACCAAcaacaccaacatcaccaacaccACAGCCAGCAGCCCCAGGCTCAGCAGCATCAAGGGCTGGCCAGCCACCTTCACGCTGCCATGACCATGGCTTGCGAGGCTCCTCCTGGGATGAGCATGAGCAGCACCTACACCACCCTCACTCCCCTGCAGCCTCTACCCCCAATCTCCACCGTCTCAGACAAGTTtccccaccaccatcaccatcaccaccaccaccaccatcaccatcctcCTCCGCCGCCACCTCCCCCTCACCCGCACCAGAGGATTCCGGGCAACGTCAGTGGGAGCTTCACCCTGATGCGAGATGACCGGGCTTTGGCCTCCATGAACAACCTCTACGCACCATACCACAAAGATGTTGGCGCTATGGGCCAGAGCTTGTCCCCTCTGACTGGGTCTGGGCTGGGAAGCCTTCACAGCACCCAGCAGGGCCTTCCACCGCCCCCATATGCCCACCCGGGTGCTGACAAGATGCTTGCACCCAATGGCTTTGAGGCAGCGCACCACCCTGCTGTGCTGGCCAGGCATGGGGACCAACACGTAAGCCCATCAGCAGCCGTGGCGGCGGCTGGCATGGTCCAGCTCAACggcctccaccaccaccaccaccctcaccatCACCCACACCACCCTCATGCCCACCTGGGCAACCCAGGACACGCCTCTGCTCTCGGGTCAACCCGGGAGCCTCTTGGCGGTGCGCAGGTGGGTTCCGCTGGAGCTCCTGGTACCCCAGGACAAGTGGAGGAGGTGAACACCAAAGAAGTGGCACAGAGGATCACCACAGAGCTGAAGCGCTACAGTATCCCGCAGGCCATCTTTGCTCAGAGGGTGCTGTGTCGATCCCAAGGGACCCTGTCCGACCTCCTCCGCAACCCCAAACCCTGGAGCAAGCTCAAGTCAGGTCGAGAGACCTTCCGCAGGATGTGGAAGTGGCTTCAGGAGCCTGAGTTCCAGAGGATGTCCGCGCTGCGCCTCGCAGGTGAGCCAGCAATAG CTTGTAAAAGAAAGGAGCAGGAGCAGGGGAAAGGTGAGCGAGGGAGCATCTCGAAGAAGCCCCGGCTGGTCTTCACCGACGTCCAGCGACGGACTTTACATGCAATATTCAAAGAGAACAAGCGCCCGTCCAAAGAATTACAAATCACTATCTCTCAGCAGCTGGGCCTGGAGCTCGCCACCGTCAGCAACTTCTTCATGAACGCGCGCCGACGGAGCCTCGATAAGTGGCTGGATGATGGCAGCTCCAACCCTGCCAACTCCTCCTCCAGCACTTGTACCAAAGCGTGA
- the onecut1 gene encoding hepatocyte nuclear factor 6 isoform X2, with protein sequence MNAQLSMENMGDLSHDPDLLPGERTHRGMGRPVVMEGGDFLHQQHQHHQHHSQQPQAQQHQGLASHLHAAMTMACEAPPGMSMSSTYTTLTPLQPLPPISTVSDKFPHHHHHHHHHHHHHPPPPPPPPHPHQRIPGNVSGSFTLMRDDRALASMNNLYAPYHKDVGAMGQSLSPLTGSGLGSLHSTQQGLPPPPYAHPGADKMLAPNGFEAAHHPAVLARHGDQHVSPSAAVAAAGMVQLNGLHHHHHPHHHPHHPHAHLGNPGHASALGSTREPLGGAQVGSAGAPGTPGQVEEVNTKEVAQRITTELKRYSIPQAIFAQRVLCRSQGTLSDLLRNPKPWSKLKSGRETFRRMWKWLQEPEFQRMSALRLAACKRKEQEQGKGERGSISKKPRLVFTDVQRRTLHAIFKENKRPSKELQITISQQLGLELATVSNFFMNARRRSLDKWLDDGSSNPANSSSSTCTKA encoded by the exons ATGAACGCTCAGCTGTCGATGGAGAACATGGGCGACCTGAGCCATGATCCGGACCTGCTGCCGGGCGAGCGGACCCACCGCGGGATGGGTCGGCCCGTGGTCATGGAGGGCGGCGACTTCCTCCACCAAcaacaccaacatcaccaacaccACAGCCAGCAGCCCCAGGCTCAGCAGCATCAAGGGCTGGCCAGCCACCTTCACGCTGCCATGACCATGGCTTGCGAGGCTCCTCCTGGGATGAGCATGAGCAGCACCTACACCACCCTCACTCCCCTGCAGCCTCTACCCCCAATCTCCACCGTCTCAGACAAGTTtccccaccaccatcaccatcaccaccaccaccaccatcaccatcctcCTCCGCCGCCACCTCCCCCTCACCCGCACCAGAGGATTCCGGGCAACGTCAGTGGGAGCTTCACCCTGATGCGAGATGACCGGGCTTTGGCCTCCATGAACAACCTCTACGCACCATACCACAAAGATGTTGGCGCTATGGGCCAGAGCTTGTCCCCTCTGACTGGGTCTGGGCTGGGAAGCCTTCACAGCACCCAGCAGGGCCTTCCACCGCCCCCATATGCCCACCCGGGTGCTGACAAGATGCTTGCACCCAATGGCTTTGAGGCAGCGCACCACCCTGCTGTGCTGGCCAGGCATGGGGACCAACACGTAAGCCCATCAGCAGCCGTGGCGGCGGCTGGCATGGTCCAGCTCAACggcctccaccaccaccaccaccctcaccatCACCCACACCACCCTCATGCCCACCTGGGCAACCCAGGACACGCCTCTGCTCTCGGGTCAACCCGGGAGCCTCTTGGCGGTGCGCAGGTGGGTTCCGCTGGAGCTCCTGGTACCCCAGGACAAGTGGAGGAGGTGAACACCAAAGAAGTGGCACAGAGGATCACCACAGAGCTGAAGCGCTACAGTATCCCGCAGGCCATCTTTGCTCAGAGGGTGCTGTGTCGATCCCAAGGGACCCTGTCCGACCTCCTCCGCAACCCCAAACCCTGGAGCAAGCTCAAGTCAGGTCGAGAGACCTTCCGCAGGATGTGGAAGTGGCTTCAGGAGCCTGAGTTCCAGAGGATGTCCGCGCTGCGCCTCGCAG CTTGTAAAAGAAAGGAGCAGGAGCAGGGGAAAGGTGAGCGAGGGAGCATCTCGAAGAAGCCCCGGCTGGTCTTCACCGACGTCCAGCGACGGACTTTACATGCAATATTCAAAGAGAACAAGCGCCCGTCCAAAGAATTACAAATCACTATCTCTCAGCAGCTGGGCCTGGAGCTCGCCACCGTCAGCAACTTCTTCATGAACGCGCGCCGACGGAGCCTCGATAAGTGGCTGGATGATGGCAGCTCCAACCCTGCCAACTCCTCCTCCAGCACTTGTACCAAAGCGTGA